The following proteins come from a genomic window of Scomber japonicus isolate fScoJap1 chromosome 4, fScoJap1.pri, whole genome shotgun sequence:
- the LOC128357518 gene encoding glutathione synthetase-like, whose amino-acid sequence MATREFLQQLISNPDRLNDLVEDAKETAFQHGVVMRTQETPNSSEVVTYAPFTLFPTPVPKAALLQALAVQTHFNTLVDKISRDPDFLEEALASTIQADDFAEKLLSIYRQVQQEGRTQSIVLGMNRSDYMVDQKEDGTPSLKQVEINTIASGGFGVPDHLPMVHRHVLQSVGLVEESKCIQDTNRTAAMSAALAKAWELYGQQKAVIMFLVEEFQITKFNHRCIEKELWKRNIPFIRRRFEEVSRGGSLDGDKKLFVEGLEVAVVYYRFGYMPNNYTEQSWETRLLMERSLAVKCPDVGTQLAGTKKVQQVVARPGVLEKFFPDQPNVVEQIRATFAGLYSLDMGPEGDRTVAMALADPEKFVLKPQREGGGNNYFGDDIIRVLQEVKTDKRRAAYILMDRIRPRTEPNILLRKQLPITLASVCYEIGAFGAYVRQGGEMVLNEVCGYTLRTKNIENNDGGVIAGVTVYDSAFVI is encoded by the exons ATGGCAACACGAGAGTTTCTCCAGCAGCTCATCTCAAACCCTGACAGACTAAACGATTTAGTGGAGGATGCAAAAGAGACTGCTTTTCAACATGGGGTTGTAATGCGGACACAAGAGACCCCCAATTCATCAGAG GTCGTAACCTACGCTCCGTTCACACTCTTCCCCACTCCTGTGCCCAAAGCTGCCCTCCTCCAAGCTCTGGCAGTGCAAACTCACTTCAATACTCTGGTGGACAAGATCAGCCGGGACCCAGACTTTCTGGAAGAGGCTCTTGCAAG TACAATCCAGGCAGATGACTTTGCAGAAAAGTTATTAAGCATATACAGACAAGTGCAgcaggaaggacggacacaG TCCATTGTGTTGGGTATGAACCGGTCTGACTATATGGTGGACCAGAAGGAAGATGGAACACCTTCCCTGAAGCAAGTAGAGATCAACACTATTGCTTCTGGTGGTTTTGGAGTGCCTGACCATCTGCCTATGGTGCACAG GCATGTACTGCAGTCAGTCGGTCTTGTGGAAGAGAGCAAGTGTATCCAGGATACCAACAGGACTGCTGCAATGAGTGCTGCTCTTGCCAAAGCCTGGGAGCTCTATGGCCAACAGAA GGCAGTAATTATGTTTCTGGTTGAGGAATTCCAGATTACCAAATTCAATCATCGTTGCATTGAGAAAGAGCTTTGGAAAAG GAATATTCCTTTTATCCGCAGGAGGTTTGAGGAGGTGTCCAGAGGAGGATCTCTTGATGGTGACAAAAAACTATTTGT AGAGGGGTTGGAGGTAGCTGTTGTGTACTACCGCTTTGGCTACATGCCAAACAACTACACTGAACAG AGTTGGGAGACCCGTCTTCTGATGGAGCGTTCTCTGGCTGTGAAATGTCCGGATGTCGGCACTCAACTGGCTGGAACCAAAAAGGTCCAGCAGGTGGTCGCCAGACCTGGAGTTCTGGAGAAGTTCTTCCCCGACCAGCCCAACGTGGTAGAGCAGATAAGAGCGACTTTCGCTGGCCTCTACAGTCTAGACATG GGTCCAGAAGGAGACCGGACAGTGGCCATGGCTTTGGCGGACCCGGAAAAGTTTGTCCTGAAGCctcagagagaaggaggag GGAACAATTATTTTGGAGATGATATTATCAGAGTACTGCAGGAGGTTAAAACTGATAAAAGGAGAGCTGCTTATATTCTAATGGACAGGATCCGACCCAGAACAGAGCCAAACATCCTGCTGAGGAAACAGCTTCCAATCACACTCGCCTCTGTTTGTTATGAAATCGGGGCTTTCGGAGCCTATGTGAG GCAAGGTGGAGAAATGGTTCTCAATGAGGTTTGCGGCTACACTTTGAGGACTAAGAACATTGAAAACAATGATGGGGGGGTAATTGCAGGAGTGACTGTGTATGACAGTGCATTTGTCATCTGA